One Papaver somniferum cultivar HN1 chromosome 10, ASM357369v1, whole genome shotgun sequence genomic window carries:
- the LOC113318644 gene encoding AMP deaminase-like — MVESTPPSLQLAMAAFVGASLMAVSAFYIHKRSVDQILQRLIEIRKLPPPSSQPKKRPVSVYSEEEEEEDEVEEEYEEEDEEIEVDIGSDSEINQRLRNQRYSRAGGGGCCSSSLPNVAMINHWMSDQNDSNPIRFSQSSSSFSHMNSIPLGLPPLQTVQRVGSHQSLKHSGSRSRLASVGKPSTPKSAGGAAFESLEESDDEDTLLSNEEDQDLSYDNVDSAPVDYGASSNIQDSTAVPFEVATAQDAKYRATVSRSLGNTNLNDNQNLLIAPMQVGKTDSIRVVIPLKEASRGEEEEVCKMIHECLELREKYVYRENIVPWRRETTAELPNKDPFHFEPVKPSEHDYRMEDGVVHVYANKDATEELYPVATATRFFTDMHHVLKIISIGNVRTACHHRLRLLEEKFRLHMLINADREFLAQKSAPHRDFYNVRKVDTHIHHSACMNQKHLLRFIKSKLRKEPDEVVIFRDGKYLTLREVFESLDLTGYDLNVDLLDVHADKNTFHRFDKFNLKYNPCGQSRLREIFLKQDNLIQGRFLAEVTREVLNDLEASKYQMAEYRVSIYGRKQSEWDQLASWFINNELHSENAVWLIQLPRLYNIYRKMGTATSFQNILDNVFLPLFEVTVDPNSHPQLHVFLKQVVGFDLVDDESKPERRPTKHMPTPAEWTNEFNPAYAYYTYYCYANLYTLNKLRESKGMPTIKLRPHCGEAGDTDHLAAAFLLCHNIAHGNNLRKSPVLQYLYYLAQIGLAMSPLGNNSLFLDYRKNPFPMFFQRGLNVSLSSDDPLQIHLTKEALVEEYSVAAQVWKLTACDICEIARNSVYQSGFSHSAKLHWLGDEYFKRGPDGNDIHKTNVPHMRVSFRHETWMEEMQFVCCGKAVSPEDVEP; from the exons ATGGTGGAATCAACTCCACCATCACTGCAACTAGCCATGGCTGCTTTCGTAGGAGCTTCATTAATGGCTGTATCTGCTTTCTACATTCACAAACGAAGCGTTGATCAGATTCTTCAACGTCTCATTGAAATCAGAAAgttaccaccaccatcatctcaaCCTAAAAAACGACCAGTTTCAGTGTACagcgaggaagaagaagaagaggacgaagtggaagaagagtatgaagaagaagatgaagaaattgaaGTAGACATTGGTTCAGATTCAGAAATAAATCAAAGATTAAGGAATCAGAGATATTCTAGGGCAGGTGGCGGTGGTTGTTGTTCGTCATCTTTACCTAATGTAGCGATGATTAACCATTGGATGAGTGATCAAAATGATAGTAATCCGATACGCTTTTCGCAATCGTCTTCTTCTTTTAGTCATATGAATTCGATTCCTCTTGGATTGCCGCCACTGCAAACTGTCCAGAGAGTTG GAAGCCACCAGTCTCTTAAGCATTCTGGATCTAGATCGAGATTGGCATCTGTCGGAAAACCATCAACCCCAAAATCAGCAGGTGGTGCTGCATTTGAAAGTCTAGAGGAGTCCGACGATGAGGACACTTTACTTTCGAACGAAGAGGATCAGGATCTTAGTTATGATAATGTGGATTCTGCTCCAGTTGACTAT GGAGCAAGTTCGAATATCCAAGATTCAACTGCTGTTCCATTTGAAGTTGCTACTGCTCAAGATGCCAAATATAGAGCAACTGTAAGCAGATCACTTGGTAACACAAATCTTAATGACAACCAAAACCTACTTATAGCTCCAATGCAAGTTGGGAAGACAGATAGTATTAGAGTTGTTATTCCTCTGAAAG aAGCATCAAGAGGAGAGGAGGAAGAAGTTTGTAAAATGATTCACGAATGTCTAGAATTACGGGAGAAGTATGTTTATAGAGAAAACATTGTCCCATGGAGGAGAGAAACAACTGCAGAATTGCCAAACAAAGATCCATTTCACTTCGAGCCTGTTAAACCATCCGAG CATGATTATAGGATGGAGGATGGTGTTGTCCATGTTTATGCAAATAAAGATG CAACGGAAGAGCTGTATCCTGTTGCAACTGCAACAAGATTTTTTACCGATATgcatcatgttttaaaaattatATCCATTGGAAATGTCCGCACTGCATGTCATCACAGATTGAGGCTTCTCGAGGAG AAGTTCCGTCTTCACATGTTGATTAATGCTGATCGGGAATTTTTGGCTCAAAAGAGTGCACCCCATCGAGATTTTTACAATGTTAGAAAGGTTGATACGCATATACATCATTCAGCTTGCATGAATCAGAAGCATCTTCTACGCTTCATCAAGTCAAAGCTGAGAAAAGAACCTGATGAG GTTGTCATTTTCCGGGATGGAAAATACCTAACTCTTAGGGAAGTCTTTGAAAGTTTGGATTTGACAGG ATATGACCTTAATGTTGATTTATTGGATGTGCATGCCGATAAAAATACGTTCCATCGTTTTGACAAATTCAATCTCAAGTATAATCCTTGTGGACAGAGCAGACTCAGAGAAATCTTCTTAAAACAAGATAATCTTATCCAAG GGCGTTTCTTGGCTGAAGTGACGAGGGAAGTTTTGAATGATCTCGAAGCAAGCAAATACCAG ATGGCAGAGTACCGTGTGTCCATCTATGGAAGGAAACAAAGCGAGTGGGACCAGTTGGCCAGTTGGTTCATTAATAATGAGCTTCACAGTGAAAATGCAGTTTGGTTAATTCAG CTGCCGCGATTATACAATATTTACCGGAAAATGGGAACTGCTACATCCTTCCAAAATATTTTAGATAATGTGTTTCTTCCACTTTTTGAAGTCACTGTTGATCCAAATTCTCATCCTCAGCTACATGTATTCCTAAAGCAG GTAGTAGGCTTTGATCTTGTAGATGACGAAAGTAAACCTGAGAGGCGTCCTACTAAGCACATGCCCACTCCCGCTGAATGGACAAATGAATTTAATCCTGCTTACGCCTATTACACATATTATTGCTATGCGAATTTGTATACCCTCAACAAG CTTCGGGAATCAAAAGGAATGCCTACAATCAAACTCCGGCCTCACTGTGGAGAG GCTGGAGATACTGATCACTTGGCTGCTGCATTCCTTCTATGCCACAATATTGCACACGGGAATAACCTTAGGAAGTCTCCCGTCTTGCAATATTTATATTACCTTGCTCAG ATTGGTTTGGCGATGTCACCATTGGGTAACAATTCTTTATTTCTGGATTATCGCAAAAACCCCTTCCCGATGTTCTTTCAACGTGGCCTTAATGTTTCACTCTCAAGTGATGATCCTCTTCAAATTCATTTGACTAAAGAAGCACTTGTAGAGGAATATAGTGTTGCAGCTCAA GTTTGGAAGCTCACCGCTTGTGATATTTGTGAGATAGCAAGAAACTCAGTCTATCAATCTGGATTTTCCCATTCTGCCAAG TTACACTGGCTTGGGGACGAATATTTCAAACGAGGCCCAGATGGAAATGATATACACAAAACAAATGTACCGCATATGAGGGTCTCCTTTCGACATGAG ACATGGATGGAGGAGATGCAGTTTGTGTGCTGCGGAAAAGCCGTCTCTCCTGAAGATGTGGAACCTTAG